Proteins encoded in a region of the Stieleria neptunia genome:
- a CDS encoding efflux RND transporter permease subunit yields the protein MSQTPDNPPASETDSDSLNAIAPDVDTNRRTLLGGIIWFCIHNKLVVTLLVLAIMTWGVMVAPFDWKVGDLPRNPVPVDAIPDIGENQQIVFTEWMGRSPEDVEDQIGYPLTVALLGIPEVKTIRSYSMFGFSSIYIIFNENAEFYWSRSRVLEKLNSLPAGTLPEGVQPALGPDATALGQILWYTLEGHDPDGNPTGGWDLDELRTLQDWYVRYALTSAEGVSEVASIGGFVQEYQIDVDPDAMRAANVSLAEVFQSVRMTNVDVGARTIELNKAEYVIRGLGFIEQVEDIESTVVKVSDNVPITIKDVAEVRLGPALRRGALDKAGAEAVGGVVTVRYGFNPLESIKNVKEKIGEISPGLPTKVVVDYTRTTKEQVDAYADRHGLPDISGAKPEFDPWVQHLRSNPREQWPKWITTSQVRVVPFYDRTGVIYETLGTLNTALSEEILVTIIVILVMVLHLRSSFLISALLPLAVLMCFIAMKTFGVDANIVALSGIAIAIGTMVDMGIILCENVLKHLDESDPEENRAHVIFRASYEVASAVLTAVSTTVVSFLPVFTMIAAEGKLFRPLAFTKTFALVASVIVALTIIPPAAHVLMGGRMKAGSLRRIMMLSLIAAGVLAMFMISWWVGAILIGLGAYKLFETRIPEKWQKYGPYTASAIAVLVVAFLLTEHWLPLGPEKGMIRNLTFVGLLIGGLLGFFTIFQRFLYEPLLRWCLNHKLMFLSLPVTLLLFGACAWLGFDKVFSFIPRTASVVGVDESTVRESKPWAAATATLPGLGKEFMPPLDEGSFLYMPTTMPHASIGEAMDVLQLQNKFLISIPEVDSVVGKIGRAESPLDPAPISMIETFISYKSEYKTDANGNRLKFRYDDETGDFVRDDNGKLIEEARGKPFRQWRDEIKSPNDIWEKITEAADIPGTTSAPKLQPIAARIVMLQSGMRAPMGMKVKGPDLETIERVALQIEGLLKQVPTIQASAVIADRIVGKPYLEIDIDRDAIKRYGLHIRTVQDVIEVAIGGRKITTTVEGRERYPVRVRYARELRDEAESLEKILVPTAMGQQIPLTQLATVKYVRGPQVIKSEDTFLLGYVLFDMKAGNAEVDVVEDAQAFLQEKIDSGEFVLPAGVSYTFAGNYENQIRSQKTLMVVLPLALGIIFLILYMQFKSVITTSLVFSGIMIAWSGGFIMLWLYGTDWFLNFNLLGTNMRELFQVHTINLSVAVWVGFLALFGIASDDGVVIASYLDESFRKDKITNAKHAREATVTAGMRRVRPCLMTTATTLLALIPVLTSTGRGSDIMVPMAIPSFGGMTIEIMTMLVVPVLYCAAMEWKLKLGIKDEKFAENA from the coding sequence ATGTCACAAACCCCTGATAATCCCCCCGCCTCCGAGACGGACTCCGATTCGCTCAACGCGATTGCTCCAGATGTAGACACGAACCGTCGAACGCTTCTCGGTGGCATCATTTGGTTCTGCATTCACAACAAGCTGGTCGTAACGCTGCTTGTTTTGGCGATCATGACTTGGGGTGTCATGGTTGCTCCTTTTGATTGGAAGGTGGGTGACCTTCCGCGCAATCCGGTTCCCGTTGATGCAATTCCGGACATCGGCGAAAACCAGCAGATCGTTTTCACGGAGTGGATGGGGCGCAGTCCAGAAGACGTCGAAGACCAGATCGGATACCCACTGACGGTCGCGCTGCTCGGCATCCCCGAAGTGAAGACGATCCGCAGCTACTCGATGTTTGGTTTCTCCAGCATCTACATCATCTTCAACGAGAACGCTGAATTCTATTGGTCGCGTTCGCGCGTACTGGAAAAACTCAACAGCCTGCCCGCCGGTACGTTGCCCGAGGGAGTCCAGCCTGCACTGGGGCCGGACGCAACAGCTTTGGGACAAATCCTGTGGTACACGCTTGAAGGCCATGATCCCGATGGTAACCCAACCGGCGGCTGGGACCTCGACGAACTAAGGACCCTCCAAGACTGGTACGTTCGCTATGCGTTGACATCGGCGGAAGGCGTCAGTGAAGTCGCGTCCATTGGTGGTTTTGTCCAGGAGTACCAGATCGACGTGGACCCAGACGCGATGCGGGCCGCGAATGTGTCGTTGGCCGAAGTGTTCCAGTCGGTTCGTATGACCAATGTCGATGTCGGGGCGCGAACGATTGAGCTTAACAAAGCGGAGTACGTGATCCGTGGCCTGGGATTCATCGAACAAGTCGAAGACATCGAAAGTACAGTCGTCAAAGTCTCCGACAACGTCCCGATTACGATCAAGGATGTCGCCGAGGTGCGGCTTGGTCCCGCGTTGAGACGTGGTGCCCTCGACAAAGCCGGCGCCGAGGCCGTCGGTGGCGTTGTGACGGTCCGATATGGATTCAATCCTCTTGAGTCCATCAAGAACGTCAAAGAGAAAATTGGCGAAATTTCTCCTGGGTTGCCGACAAAGGTCGTGGTCGACTACACGCGGACGACCAAAGAACAAGTCGACGCCTATGCCGATCGACACGGCTTACCAGACATAAGCGGTGCGAAACCCGAATTCGATCCGTGGGTACAGCACTTACGAAGCAACCCACGCGAGCAATGGCCGAAATGGATCACGACCAGCCAAGTTCGAGTTGTGCCGTTCTACGACCGAACGGGTGTGATCTACGAAACGCTCGGAACGCTCAACACGGCGCTCTCCGAGGAAATTCTGGTCACGATCATCGTGATCCTCGTCATGGTGCTGCACCTGAGAAGTTCGTTTCTCATTAGCGCATTGCTGCCGCTGGCAGTACTGATGTGTTTTATCGCCATGAAAACCTTTGGCGTTGACGCAAATATTGTTGCGTTGTCGGGCATTGCGATTGCCATTGGGACGATGGTGGATATGGGGATCATTCTTTGCGAAAACGTACTCAAACATCTCGACGAATCTGATCCCGAGGAGAATCGCGCGCACGTGATCTTTCGTGCTTCGTACGAAGTCGCCAGTGCAGTGCTGACAGCAGTTTCAACCACGGTCGTCAGTTTCCTGCCAGTGTTCACGATGATCGCCGCCGAGGGAAAGCTGTTTCGACCGTTGGCATTCACGAAGACGTTCGCGCTGGTTGCCTCGGTGATTGTCGCATTAACGATCATTCCACCGGCGGCTCATGTTTTGATGGGAGGCCGGATGAAAGCTGGTTCGTTGAGACGAATCATGATGCTATCGCTAATCGCGGCAGGGGTCCTGGCGATGTTCATGATCTCGTGGTGGGTAGGTGCGATCTTAATTGGCCTGGGTGCGTACAAACTCTTTGAGACACGCATTCCTGAAAAGTGGCAAAAGTATGGCCCCTACACCGCCAGTGCCATAGCGGTGCTTGTTGTTGCCTTTCTGTTGACCGAGCATTGGCTTCCGCTGGGGCCGGAGAAGGGAATGATCCGCAACTTGACGTTCGTCGGTCTTTTGATCGGCGGACTGCTAGGCTTCTTTACGATCTTTCAGCGTTTTCTGTACGAGCCTCTGCTGAGGTGGTGCCTGAACCACAAGCTGATGTTTCTTTCGCTGCCCGTTACACTACTGCTGTTCGGTGCGTGTGCTTGGCTCGGGTTCGACAAAGTCTTTTCGTTTATTCCTCGAACAGCCTCTGTTGTTGGTGTGGATGAATCAACCGTTCGTGAATCGAAGCCCTGGGCTGCGGCGACAGCGACCCTGCCCGGCCTTGGCAAAGAGTTCATGCCGCCGCTGGATGAAGGATCGTTCCTGTACATGCCGACAACGATGCCTCACGCTTCGATCGGTGAAGCGATGGACGTCCTGCAACTGCAGAACAAGTTTTTGATTTCGATTCCGGAAGTCGATTCCGTCGTCGGGAAGATCGGGCGTGCGGAAAGCCCTCTCGATCCGGCTCCCATCTCGATGATCGAAACCTTTATCTCATACAAATCTGAATACAAAACGGACGCCAACGGCAATCGTCTCAAGTTTCGCTATGACGATGAAACAGGTGACTTTGTCCGCGATGATAATGGAAAGTTGATCGAAGAGGCTCGTGGCAAACCGTTTCGACAGTGGCGTGACGAAATCAAATCACCCAACGACATCTGGGAGAAGATCACCGAGGCAGCAGACATCCCCGGCACGACCTCAGCACCGAAGCTGCAGCCGATCGCCGCTCGTATCGTCATGCTGCAAAGTGGAATGCGTGCCCCGATGGGCATGAAAGTCAAAGGTCCAGACCTAGAAACCATCGAACGGGTTGCCTTGCAAATCGAAGGTCTTTTGAAACAGGTGCCCACTATTCAGGCGTCTGCTGTGATCGCGGACCGAATCGTCGGAAAGCCGTATCTCGAGATCGATATCGACCGCGACGCCATCAAACGATACGGCTTGCATATACGAACCGTGCAGGATGTGATCGAAGTCGCAATCGGCGGCCGAAAGATAACAACGACCGTGGAAGGACGCGAGCGATATCCGGTGCGTGTGCGATATGCACGCGAGCTTCGAGACGAAGCCGAGTCGCTGGAGAAGATTTTGGTTCCGACGGCGATGGGGCAACAGATTCCCCTGACGCAACTTGCAACCGTCAAGTACGTTCGCGGACCGCAAGTCATCAAGAGCGAAGATACATTTTTGCTTGGTTACGTTCTGTTTGACATGAAGGCTGGCAACGCCGAAGTCGACGTTGTCGAAGATGCCCAGGCGTTCTTGCAGGAGAAGATCGACAGCGGCGAATTCGTTCTCCCGGCAGGTGTCAGCTATACCTTCGCCGGCAACTACGAGAATCAAATTCGTTCGCAAAAGACGTTGATGGTCGTGTTGCCCTTAGCATTAGGAATCATCTTCCTGATTCTGTACATGCAATTCAAATCGGTTATCACCACGTCGCTCGTGTTCAGTGGAATCATGATCGCTTGGTCGGGCGGGTTCATCATGTTATGGCTCTACGGAACCGATTGGTTTCTTAATTTCAACTTGCTTGGGACAAACATGCGTGAGCTGTTCCAGGTCCACACCATCAACCTCAGTGTTGCTGTTTGGGTTGGCTTTCTAGCGCTCTTTGGGATCGCCAGCGATGACGGCGTGGTGATTGCGTCTTACTTGGACGAGAGTTTCCGCAAAGACAAGATCACGAATGCAAAACATGCTCGTGAGGCAACCGTGACAGCGGGAATGCGGCGAGTTCGACCCTGCTTGATGACGACGGCAACAACGCTGTTAGCACTAATCCCAGTTCTCACATCCACCGGGCGTGGCAGCGACATCATGGTTCCAATGGCGATTCCCAGTTTCGGCGGCATGACGATCGAGATCATGACGATGCTTGTCGTCCCGGTGCTGTACTGCGCCGCCATGGAATGGAAACTCAAACTTGGAATCAAGGACGAGAAATTTGCAGAGAATGCATAG
- a CDS encoding efflux RND transporter periplasmic adaptor subunit: MKHLTSFMKGLIGPAIIIGAVAALWFFRAELFGSNEVSETSTASSSDESAEKQTVLEISEQARKNLSLTSKAARPQSYWRTVVIPGEVADRPGLSDRGVTSPAVGVVSAIHAFPGDTMSPGEPLFTLRLFSEYLQATQTTLFKARQETAIVQAEIGRLSGAVSSGAVSRSTLIELQSEISRQNTLIQAARQELLTRGLTPDQVQQIESGAFVSTVDVVAPPLRDLSAVTKRSLPQAVQQVSYINELGEGQGIAYEVQELSVELGQQVQAGQLLANLSNHQMLYVVGHAFKREAAFLEQAAQEKRPIEVEFAEDEGGRWPELNQTFNIRHLANSIDTNSRTFDFFVPLTNQSRLYGEQERAFLVWRFRPGQRARIHIPVEEFDDVFVLPSEAVVWEGPEAYVFRQNGDLFKQIPVHVLHEDRRSVVIANDGSITPGAFLAQGSAASLNRVLKSQSASGQQPGVHVHADGTTHAAH, translated from the coding sequence ATGAAACACTTAACATCCTTTATGAAAGGCCTGATCGGGCCAGCGATCATCATCGGCGCTGTCGCTGCGCTCTGGTTCTTCCGAGCAGAATTGTTCGGTAGCAACGAGGTAAGCGAAACGTCGACTGCTAGCTCGTCGGACGAGTCTGCCGAAAAGCAAACCGTGCTTGAAATCAGCGAGCAGGCTCGAAAAAACTTGTCGCTCACGTCCAAGGCGGCTCGGCCTCAGTCGTACTGGCGGACCGTTGTGATTCCCGGTGAAGTCGCTGACCGTCCAGGGTTGTCCGACCGGGGCGTCACATCACCGGCAGTCGGCGTCGTTTCCGCAATCCATGCGTTTCCCGGCGACACCATGAGTCCTGGCGAACCGTTGTTCACGCTGCGGCTTTTCAGTGAATACTTGCAAGCAACTCAAACGACATTGTTCAAGGCGCGGCAGGAAACGGCGATCGTACAAGCCGAGATCGGCCGACTATCAGGTGCCGTCAGCAGCGGTGCGGTTTCGCGTTCCACGTTGATCGAATTGCAAAGCGAGATCAGTCGACAAAACACCTTAATCCAAGCGGCTCGTCAGGAATTGCTCACTCGTGGGTTAACGCCTGACCAAGTGCAGCAGATTGAATCAGGGGCGTTCGTTTCGACCGTCGATGTCGTCGCTCCGCCGCTTCGCGATTTGTCAGCCGTCACAAAACGGTCGCTGCCGCAAGCGGTTCAGCAGGTCAGTTACATCAACGAATTGGGCGAGGGGCAAGGTATTGCTTACGAGGTGCAAGAACTCTCAGTCGAACTGGGGCAACAAGTTCAAGCCGGGCAGTTACTCGCGAATCTGTCGAATCATCAAATGCTGTACGTTGTCGGACACGCGTTCAAACGCGAGGCCGCGTTTCTTGAGCAGGCAGCTCAAGAAAAACGTCCCATTGAGGTCGAGTTTGCTGAGGATGAAGGAGGTCGCTGGCCGGAGCTGAATCAGACTTTCAATATTCGCCATTTGGCGAATTCCATCGACACAAACAGCCGTACGTTTGACTTCTTTGTACCGTTGACCAATCAGTCGCGATTGTATGGGGAGCAAGAGCGTGCGTTCCTTGTTTGGCGTTTTCGACCGGGCCAACGTGCACGCATCCACATTCCCGTTGAAGAATTTGACGATGTGTTCGTATTGCCATCCGAAGCAGTCGTTTGGGAAGGCCCCGAAGCCTACGTGTTCCGGCAAAACGGCGACTTATTCAAGCAGATTCCCGTTCACGTGCTTCACGAGGATCGAAGATCCGTTGTCATCGCCAACGACGGCAGCATCACGCCGGGTGCCTTCTTGGCGCAAGGCTCAGCGGCATCGCTCAATCGAGTCTTGAAGTCGCAATCGGCTAGCGGCCAGCAACCAGGTGTCCATGTCCATGCCGACGGCACAACTCACGCGGCCCACTAA
- a CDS encoding sialidase family protein, producing MPYLGLTPTLCVLATLCLFVGGDITNAADPIVVVTEGAIPGIRQPQAAVSNTGIIVVTFGAGETIYFCKSTDRGRTYTSPTKVGQVPKLALGMRRGPRIVAIEDLVVITAISHETGNVRAWRSIDGGESWGDSVEVNNEVKSAREGLHDLAIGSDGLLFCTWLDLRNGRTQVYGARSKDSGKTWEKNVHVYTSPSGTVCECCHPSVVIDQSGAVHVMWRNLIDGNRDMYVSTSEDDGQSFSRAEKLGLDSWKLNACPMDGGDIATNSNGDLLTVWRHDRSVYSAGVGLMRENFLGRGEQPSIVAASDKYFISWVDRRGGELLLLRPASTNPVSIATRASDPVLAASVTGGGPVVLVWESKEGDVSSIRSEIVNQ from the coding sequence ATGCCTTACCTCGGTCTGACACCAACGCTCTGTGTTCTCGCAACGCTGTGCCTGTTCGTTGGCGGTGACATCACCAATGCCGCCGATCCAATTGTCGTCGTAACGGAAGGTGCGATCCCTGGAATACGGCAACCGCAAGCGGCTGTCAGTAATACTGGAATTATCGTTGTTACGTTTGGAGCGGGAGAGACTATCTACTTCTGTAAATCCACAGATCGAGGCCGAACGTACACGTCCCCAACAAAGGTTGGTCAGGTCCCAAAATTGGCGTTGGGAATGAGACGTGGGCCGAGAATCGTCGCGATAGAGGACCTCGTTGTCATCACTGCCATCAGCCACGAAACCGGCAATGTACGTGCGTGGCGTTCCATCGACGGCGGTGAATCGTGGGGCGACTCTGTCGAAGTGAACAATGAAGTCAAATCGGCTCGCGAAGGGTTGCACGACCTCGCGATTGGAAGCGACGGACTGCTGTTCTGCACGTGGCTTGATCTACGGAATGGTCGAACACAAGTTTATGGGGCGAGATCAAAAGACAGTGGCAAGACTTGGGAGAAAAACGTTCACGTCTATACTTCGCCATCCGGCACAGTATGTGAATGTTGCCATCCTTCGGTAGTGATTGACCAGAGCGGCGCGGTTCATGTCATGTGGCGAAACTTGATTGATGGCAATCGTGACATGTACGTGTCTACATCTGAAGACGATGGCCAGAGCTTCAGCAGAGCTGAGAAGCTTGGTTTGGATAGCTGGAAGTTGAACGCATGTCCGATGGATGGCGGGGACATCGCGACAAATTCAAACGGCGATTTGCTAACGGTTTGGCGTCACGATCGAAGCGTCTATTCGGCTGGTGTTGGATTGATGCGAGAAAACTTTCTCGGGCGCGGCGAACAGCCCTCGATCGTGGCTGCATCTGACAAATATTTCATCTCATGGGTCGATCGTCGTGGAGGGGAGCTACTGTTGTTGCGGCCGGCCTCCACGAATCCAGTATCCATCGCAACGAGAGCATCCGATCCCGTACTCGCCGCTTCGGTCACAGGCGGTGGTCCAGTGGTCCTGGTCTGGGAATCGAAAGAGGGCGATGTCTCGTCGATCCGATCTGAGATTGTCAATCAGTAA
- a CDS encoding efflux RND transporter permease subunit: MLDAIIKISLRYRMLVVVVSLFVLVYGTYLAAQMSIDVFPDLDRPRVVIITEAPGLATEEVETLVTQPIEIALMGANGVQAVRSQSTAGLNVIYIEFDWSTEIRAARQTVQERLSTLEGILPDGIRPQMTPPSSIMGQIIVAGIYRQNGPNGGRLAQVGNTEMMAEMVIGPNGEFQIGAWLPGDRHDFSTWKKLDPKSVTWSPIESPALAAGSVVSKPEVSAHGPQNHPTGMATMEIDERTHQANFYSDQKQQLELRTVADWIIRPRLLKVTGVAEVFMLGGDRKQYQILIDPTALLEYGVTVQDVEQALRASNINTSGGFAVTGETERPIRVLGRLGPESRVVIEDLKKIPVGDYTKRAVLLEQVARVTEGPQFKRGDGSVNGKPGIVFTTVKQPHIDTRDLSDAVAEAFVEVEASLPADIIVNSELFRLRNFIDRGIFNVAEALVIGAVLVIVVLFLFLLNFRTTFITLTAIPLSLVLTTLTFRIMGWLSGTELSINVMTLGGIAVAMGELVDDAIVDVENIFRRLKQNNLLPIEQQKPSIVITFEASKEIRSSIVFGTAVVILSFMPLFALSGVEGRLFTPLGFAYIVSILSSFVVSMTVTPVLSYYLLPKSRATHHEGDGFLLHGLKKLVTNLIRLSMAMPRTLLILTWLAVAVAAWQMSTLGRNFLPPFDEGSIQVNVTLPPGSSLDASNQVSRAIDSVFLSMQKNAENPEGEILYFVRRTGRAEMDEHASPVNFGEYILSMNPESPTGREEILARLRERISNEAPGVDIEVEQPLAHLISHMISGVYAQIAIKIHGDDLDTLQRVAEKVKATIQDVPGITPPVVEPIQETTELHIELRADDLALHGLTREYVADVLQTALQGEVVSQVLEGQRRFDLLVRLEEEYRTDYANLDRLRIDLQDREGQPDRGQIELREVADVGVGTGPNSINRENARRRIVIRCNTEGRDLAGAVGDIKQRIGDQIETPVGYFIEFGGQFESQQRATQLIIVLAGLSVIGMFVVLLILFPSIRVVLQILNALPTAFIGGVMALVITQQTLTVERPDPTGRWPGLGNSLGRWPENFNQPLSRNHSMKFSNTTLSLVFCGLIGFVGCKQETASTTTTPAPASDGAHVHDDGTEHAPHGAHGTGPHDGTIADWGGGKYHVEFTVDHDKQEGTVYILGADEKSPVPIDAESIDLSIGDPVMQVTLKAAPQDSDPAGKASRFVGNHEKLGVVQEYAGTIAGVIDGTPYSGDFKEEPHGDH; encoded by the coding sequence ATGCTTGATGCAATTATAAAAATTTCGCTTCGATACCGAATGCTGGTCGTCGTCGTCAGCCTGTTTGTGCTGGTCTACGGCACGTATTTGGCCGCACAGATGTCGATCGACGTCTTTCCCGACCTCGACCGACCTCGCGTCGTCATCATCACCGAAGCTCCAGGACTGGCGACCGAAGAAGTCGAGACGCTGGTGACTCAGCCAATCGAAATTGCGCTGATGGGGGCCAACGGCGTTCAAGCTGTTCGCAGTCAATCGACCGCCGGGCTGAACGTCATCTACATCGAGTTTGATTGGTCAACCGAAATTCGGGCGGCAAGACAAACGGTTCAAGAGCGATTGTCGACGCTGGAAGGTATCTTGCCCGACGGGATTCGCCCGCAGATGACGCCGCCTTCGTCGATCATGGGTCAAATCATCGTCGCGGGCATCTATCGCCAAAACGGTCCCAATGGAGGACGGCTAGCGCAGGTCGGCAATACGGAAATGATGGCCGAGATGGTTATCGGCCCAAACGGTGAATTTCAAATTGGTGCTTGGCTGCCGGGTGATCGGCATGACTTTTCAACTTGGAAAAAATTGGATCCGAAATCCGTTACTTGGTCCCCAATTGAGTCGCCGGCGCTAGCCGCGGGTTCCGTGGTTTCAAAACCCGAGGTTAGTGCCCACGGGCCACAGAACCATCCGACCGGGATGGCAACGATGGAGATCGACGAACGAACCCACCAAGCCAACTTCTATTCCGACCAAAAGCAACAGCTCGAACTACGAACGGTTGCCGACTGGATCATTCGTCCACGGCTATTGAAAGTGACTGGTGTCGCCGAAGTCTTCATGCTCGGCGGCGATCGCAAACAGTACCAGATTCTAATTGACCCTACGGCGCTGCTCGAATACGGCGTCACTGTTCAAGACGTCGAACAAGCGTTGCGAGCAAGCAACATCAACACCAGCGGTGGGTTTGCCGTGACGGGCGAAACGGAGCGACCCATCCGCGTGCTCGGCCGACTGGGGCCTGAGTCGCGTGTTGTGATCGAAGATTTAAAAAAAATTCCAGTTGGAGATTACACCAAACGTGCTGTGTTATTGGAGCAAGTTGCACGCGTGACCGAAGGACCACAGTTCAAACGCGGCGATGGCAGCGTTAACGGCAAACCGGGGATCGTATTCACCACTGTCAAACAACCTCATATTGATACTCGCGATCTAAGTGATGCGGTCGCGGAGGCGTTTGTCGAGGTCGAAGCATCCTTGCCAGCGGACATCATTGTCAATTCAGAATTGTTTCGACTGCGGAATTTTATCGACCGTGGAATTTTCAATGTTGCTGAGGCGCTTGTCATCGGTGCGGTGCTAGTCATCGTCGTCCTGTTTCTGTTCCTGCTGAATTTTCGCACGACGTTCATTACGCTTACTGCAATCCCACTTTCACTGGTGCTAACGACGCTGACGTTTCGCATTATGGGTTGGCTAAGCGGCACCGAGCTTTCCATCAATGTGATGACACTGGGCGGGATTGCCGTCGCCATGGGGGAGCTTGTCGATGACGCCATCGTCGATGTCGAAAACATCTTTCGGCGTTTGAAGCAGAACAATCTTTTGCCCATCGAACAGCAGAAACCCTCCATCGTCATTACCTTCGAGGCAAGCAAGGAGATTCGCAGTTCAATCGTGTTCGGCACAGCAGTCGTGATCCTGTCGTTTATGCCGCTATTTGCACTCTCCGGCGTGGAAGGCCGATTATTCACGCCACTCGGTTTCGCGTACATCGTTTCGATCCTTTCTTCGTTCGTGGTGTCCATGACGGTGACACCAGTGCTGTCCTACTACCTCCTTCCGAAATCCCGAGCAACTCACCATGAAGGCGACGGTTTTCTGCTGCACGGCTTGAAGAAGCTCGTGACCAATTTGATCCGGCTCAGCATGGCAATGCCGCGAACACTACTGATCTTGACATGGCTTGCCGTTGCCGTCGCCGCCTGGCAGATGTCAACGTTGGGACGAAACTTCTTGCCGCCGTTCGACGAAGGCAGCATTCAAGTGAACGTGACCCTGCCGCCGGGTTCGTCGCTTGACGCATCCAATCAGGTTTCGCGCGCTATTGATTCCGTGTTTCTGTCGATGCAAAAGAACGCCGAGAATCCCGAAGGCGAAATTTTGTATTTTGTTCGCAGAACGGGACGTGCAGAGATGGACGAACACGCTTCGCCTGTCAATTTCGGCGAATACATCCTGAGCATGAATCCGGAATCACCGACAGGACGAGAAGAAATATTGGCGCGTTTGCGAGAACGGATCAGCAATGAAGCTCCCGGCGTTGATATTGAAGTTGAGCAACCGCTGGCACACTTGATTAGCCACATGATCTCTGGCGTTTACGCTCAGATAGCTATCAAGATTCACGGCGACGATTTGGACACATTGCAGCGTGTGGCCGAGAAAGTGAAAGCAACGATTCAGGACGTGCCTGGAATTACACCGCCGGTGGTCGAGCCTATTCAAGAGACAACGGAATTGCATATCGAGTTGCGAGCCGATGATTTGGCGTTGCATGGACTGACTCGCGAATATGTTGCCGATGTATTGCAAACGGCACTGCAAGGCGAAGTCGTTTCGCAAGTCCTCGAAGGTCAACGACGTTTCGACTTGCTCGTGCGTCTCGAAGAGGAATACCGCACTGACTACGCTAATCTCGATCGGCTTCGCATCGACCTGCAAGATCGAGAAGGACAACCCGATCGCGGACAGATCGAACTTCGCGAGGTCGCGGACGTGGGCGTCGGCACTGGGCCAAACTCGATCAACCGCGAAAACGCCCGCCGCCGAATTGTCATACGCTGCAATACCGAAGGACGTGATTTGGCCGGTGCAGTCGGCGACATCAAACAGCGCATAGGCGATCAAATTGAAACGCCCGTCGGCTACTTCATCGAATTTGGCGGACAGTTCGAGAGTCAACAGCGGGCAACACAGCTCATCATCGTGCTGGCCGGACTATCCGTGATCGGAATGTTCGTGGTGTTGTTGATTCTGTTTCCGTCAATCCGCGTCGTTCTGCAAATCCTCAACGCCCTGCCGACTGCGTTCATCGGCGGAGTGATGGCGTTGGTCATCACGCAGCAAACTCTCACGGTTGAACGGCCAGACCCAACAGGCCGTTGGCCTGGGCTAGGCAACTCGCTGGGCCGTTGGCCCGAAAACTTTAACCAACCGCTTTCAAGGAACCATTCAATGAAATTCTCGAACACAACTTTGTCACTCGTTTTCTGTGGACTCATCGGCTTCGTTGGCTGTAAGCAAGAGACGGCTTCGACAACAACGACTCCCGCGCCTGCATCGGACGGCGCACACGTACATGACGATGGCACCGAACACGCCCCACACGGTGCCCACGGTACGGGACCACATGATGGAACCATCGCCGACTGGGGCGGTGGTAAGTATCACGTCGAGTTCACCGTCGATCACGACAAGCAAGAAGGCACGGTCTATATCCTTGGTGCCGACGAGAAGTCGCCCGTTCCGATTGACGCTGAGTCCATCGACTTGAGCATCGGCGATCCGGTGATGCAAGTCACGCTGAAGGCTGCACCGCAAGACAGCGATCCGGCCGGCAAAGCATCTCGCTTCGTCGGAAACCACGAGAAACTGGGCGTCGTTCAAGAATACGCTGGCACGATCGCTGGCGTCATTGACGGCACACCGTACTCCGGTGACTTCAAGGAAGAGCCACACGGCGATCACTGA